Proteins from a genomic interval of Chionomys nivalis chromosome 7, mChiNiv1.1, whole genome shotgun sequence:
- the LOC130877712 gene encoding brain-specific serine protease 4 isoform X2: protein MVSSLAAAPPLAVISRPPPALGGDQFRITIFLALLTSTATLGAAHIPVSPDCGKPQQLNRVVGGEDSVDAQWPWIVSILKNGSHHCAGSLLTNRWVVTAAHCFKSVDKPSLFSVLLGAWQLENPGPRSQRVGIAWVLPHPRYSWKEGTRADIALVRLEHSIQFSERILPICLPDSSVQLPPNTDCWIAGWGSIRDGVPLPRPQTLQKLKVPIIDSEVCKRLYWRGAGQEAITEDMLCAGYLEGERDACLGDSGGPLMCQVGDSWLLTGIISWGEGCAERNRPGVYTSLLAHRPWVQRIVQGVQLRGRLADPGDTRSS from the exons ATGGTCAGCAGCCTCGCTGCGGCTCCACCCCTAGCGGTGATTTCCAGACCTCCCCCCGCACTGGGTGGGGACCAGTTCAGGATCACAATCTTTCTGGCACTGCTGACTTCCACAG CTACCCTCGGTGCTGCCCACATCCCTG TGTCTCCAGACTGTGGCAAGCCTCAGCAGTTGAACCGTGTTGTGGGTGGCGAGGACAGCGTGGATGCCCAGTGGCCTTGGATTGTTAGCATCCTCAAGAATGGCTCCCACCACTGTGCAGGCTCCTTGCTTACCAACCGCTGGGTGGTCACGGCTGCGCACTGCTTCAAGAG TGTGGACAAGCCATCTCTGTTCTCAGTATTATTGGGGGCCTGGCAGCTGGAAAACCCAGGTCCAAGGTCCCAGCGAGTGGGTATTGCTTGGGTGCTGCCCCACCCTAGGTATTCTTGGAAGGAGGGAACCCGTGCAGACATTGCCCTGGTGCGCCTGGAACACTCTATCCAATTCTCTGAGCGGATCCTGCCCATCTGCCTGCCCGACTCTTCCGTCCAGCTCCCTCCCAACACTGACTGCTGGATTGCAGGCTGGGGCAGCATCCGTGATGGAG TGCCCCTGCCCCGCCCTCAGACCCTTCAGAAGCTGAAGGTGCCCATCATTGACTCAGAAGTCTGCAAACGCTTGTACTGGCGGGGTGCAGGGCAAGAGGCCATCACTGAGGACATGCTGTGTGCTGGTTACCTGGAAGGGGAGCGGGATGCTTGTCTG GGCGACTCTGGGGGTCCTCTGATGTGCCAGGTGGGTGACTCCTGGCTACTGACGGGCATTATCAGCTGGGGAGAAGGCTGCGCGGAGCGCAACCGGCCCGGAGTCTACACCAGCCTCCTAGCTCACCGCCCCTGGGTGCAGAGGATCGTGCAAGGGGTGCAGCTGCGCGGGCGCTTGGCGGACCCTGGGGACACCAGGAGCTCCTAA
- the LOC130877712 gene encoding brain-specific serine protease 4 isoform X1, with protein MVSSLAAAPPLAVISRPPPALGGDQFRITIFLALLTSTATLGAAHIPVSPDCGKPQQLNRVVGGEDSVDAQWPWIVSILKNGSHHCAGSLLTNRWVVTAAHCFKSSVDKPSLFSVLLGAWQLENPGPRSQRVGIAWVLPHPRYSWKEGTRADIALVRLEHSIQFSERILPICLPDSSVQLPPNTDCWIAGWGSIRDGVPLPRPQTLQKLKVPIIDSEVCKRLYWRGAGQEAITEDMLCAGYLEGERDACLGDSGGPLMCQVGDSWLLTGIISWGEGCAERNRPGVYTSLLAHRPWVQRIVQGVQLRGRLADPGDTRSS; from the exons ATGGTCAGCAGCCTCGCTGCGGCTCCACCCCTAGCGGTGATTTCCAGACCTCCCCCCGCACTGGGTGGGGACCAGTTCAGGATCACAATCTTTCTGGCACTGCTGACTTCCACAG CTACCCTCGGTGCTGCCCACATCCCTG TGTCTCCAGACTGTGGCAAGCCTCAGCAGTTGAACCGTGTTGTGGGTGGCGAGGACAGCGTGGATGCCCAGTGGCCTTGGATTGTTAGCATCCTCAAGAATGGCTCCCACCACTGTGCAGGCTCCTTGCTTACCAACCGCTGGGTGGTCACGGCTGCGCACTGCTTCAAGAG CAGTGTGGACAAGCCATCTCTGTTCTCAGTATTATTGGGGGCCTGGCAGCTGGAAAACCCAGGTCCAAGGTCCCAGCGAGTGGGTATTGCTTGGGTGCTGCCCCACCCTAGGTATTCTTGGAAGGAGGGAACCCGTGCAGACATTGCCCTGGTGCGCCTGGAACACTCTATCCAATTCTCTGAGCGGATCCTGCCCATCTGCCTGCCCGACTCTTCCGTCCAGCTCCCTCCCAACACTGACTGCTGGATTGCAGGCTGGGGCAGCATCCGTGATGGAG TGCCCCTGCCCCGCCCTCAGACCCTTCAGAAGCTGAAGGTGCCCATCATTGACTCAGAAGTCTGCAAACGCTTGTACTGGCGGGGTGCAGGGCAAGAGGCCATCACTGAGGACATGCTGTGTGCTGGTTACCTGGAAGGGGAGCGGGATGCTTGTCTG GGCGACTCTGGGGGTCCTCTGATGTGCCAGGTGGGTGACTCCTGGCTACTGACGGGCATTATCAGCTGGGGAGAAGGCTGCGCGGAGCGCAACCGGCCCGGAGTCTACACCAGCCTCCTAGCTCACCGCCCCTGGGTGCAGAGGATCGTGCAAGGGGTGCAGCTGCGCGGGCGCTTGGCGGACCCTGGGGACACCAGGAGCTCCTAA